From Methylocystis sp. ATCC 49242, one genomic window encodes:
- a CDS encoding DUF1269 domain-containing protein: MNDLLVIAFPSEEKAEQVRQKLFTMQKEYLIEMGDAVVAVKGADGEIKLNQLFNTTAIGGVSGAFWGALIGLIFMMPLAGAALGAASGAVSGALTDFGIDDKFMKDVAGAIPPGGAALFVLVRKMTTDKVLEGLKGVGGVVLRTSFEKSKEDAIRAALSAQAPSA; encoded by the coding sequence ATGAATGATCTTCTCGTTATTGCTTTTCCGTCGGAGGAGAAGGCCGAGCAGGTCCGGCAAAAGCTTTTTACGATGCAAAAGGAATATTTGATCGAAATGGGCGACGCGGTCGTGGCCGTCAAAGGCGCCGACGGTGAAATCAAGCTCAATCAGCTGTTCAACACGACAGCGATCGGGGGCGTTTCCGGCGCCTTCTGGGGCGCGCTTATCGGCCTGATCTTCATGATGCCGCTTGCCGGCGCGGCGCTCGGCGCGGCCTCGGGCGCGGTGTCCGGCGCGCTGACCGATTTCGGCATCGACGACAAGTTCATGAAGGACGTCGCAGGAGCGATTCCGCCGGGCGGAGCGGCGTTGTTCGTGCTCGTTCGCAAAATGACGACGGACAAGGTTCTCGAGGGGCTCAAGGGCGTCGGCGGCGTGGTGCTGCGCACGTCTTTCGAGAAATCCAAGGAAGACGCCATTCGTGCGGCGCTTTCCGCGCAGGCTCCGTCAGCCTGA
- the ftsH gene encoding ATP-dependent zinc metalloprotease FtsH, giving the protein MKANWKKYLPWVVFVAVAGVLFAMFQHQQSRTPAREITFSELLVQIDEGRVHDVTIAGNEISGHFNDNRTFQTYAPNDPNLVQKLEAKKVQISAKPASDNPGWLSTLLVNGLPLLLFIGVWIYMARQMQGGAGGRAMGFGKSKAKLLTEMAGKVTFEDVAGVDEAKEDLQEIVEFLRDPGKFQRLGGRIPRGVLLVGPPGTGKTLLARAIAGEAGVPFFSISGSDFVEMFVGVGASRVRDMFEQAKKNAPCIIFVDEIDAVGRHRGAGLGGGNDEREQTLNQLLVEMDGFEANEGIILIAATNRPDVLDPALMRPGRFDRQIQVPNPDFIGREKILKVHARKVPLAPDVDLKVVARGTPGFSGADLMNLVNEAALLAARRSKRIVTNQEFEDARDKIMMGAERRTLVMTDEEKKLTAYHEGGHALVQLTVPGAMPIHKATIIPRGRALGMVQGLPERDQVSQTYEQLTAMLAIAMGGRVAEELIFGHDKVTSGAASDIQQCTRVARAMITQLGFSDKLGTVAYAEPQQEQFLGYSLGRQQSLSEATQQTIDAEVRRLVQEGYDEAKRILTEKRAQLDTLANGLLEFETLTGEEMKGLLVGKRPVREDTSATPTQPPRGSGVPATGQKPEPDVDGGMSPQPV; this is encoded by the coding sequence AAATCTCCGGCCACTTCAATGACAACCGGACCTTCCAGACCTATGCGCCGAACGATCCGAACCTCGTGCAAAAGCTCGAGGCGAAGAAGGTGCAGATCAGCGCCAAGCCGGCCAGCGACAATCCGGGCTGGCTCTCCACGCTGCTCGTGAACGGCCTGCCGCTGCTTCTGTTCATCGGCGTCTGGATCTACATGGCGCGCCAGATGCAGGGAGGAGCTGGCGGCCGCGCCATGGGCTTTGGCAAGTCCAAGGCGAAGCTGCTCACCGAAATGGCCGGCAAGGTGACGTTCGAGGATGTCGCGGGCGTCGACGAGGCGAAGGAGGATTTGCAGGAGATCGTGGAGTTTCTGCGCGATCCGGGCAAGTTCCAGCGTCTGGGCGGACGTATTCCGCGCGGCGTGTTGCTCGTCGGACCGCCCGGCACGGGCAAGACGCTGCTGGCGCGCGCCATCGCGGGCGAGGCCGGCGTGCCCTTCTTCTCGATCTCGGGTTCTGACTTCGTCGAAATGTTCGTCGGCGTCGGCGCGAGCCGCGTCCGCGACATGTTCGAGCAGGCGAAGAAGAACGCGCCCTGCATTATCTTCGTCGACGAAATCGACGCGGTGGGCCGTCATCGCGGCGCCGGTCTCGGCGGCGGCAATGACGAGCGCGAGCAGACCCTGAACCAGCTGCTGGTCGAGATGGACGGCTTCGAGGCGAATGAGGGGATCATCCTCATCGCGGCGACCAACCGTCCGGACGTTCTCGATCCGGCGCTGATGCGTCCGGGCCGCTTCGACCGTCAGATCCAGGTTCCGAACCCCGACTTCATCGGCCGCGAGAAGATCCTGAAGGTTCACGCCCGCAAGGTGCCGCTGGCGCCGGACGTCGACCTGAAGGTGGTGGCGCGCGGCACGCCGGGCTTCTCGGGCGCGGATCTGATGAACCTTGTCAACGAGGCGGCGCTGCTTGCGGCGCGCCGGTCGAAGCGGATCGTCACGAATCAGGAGTTCGAGGACGCGCGCGACAAGATCATGATGGGCGCCGAGCGCCGCACGCTGGTGATGACCGACGAGGAGAAGAAACTCACGGCCTATCACGAGGGCGGACATGCTCTGGTTCAGCTGACGGTCCCCGGCGCGATGCCGATCCACAAGGCGACGATCATCCCGCGCGGCCGCGCGCTGGGTATGGTGCAGGGCCTGCCGGAGCGGGATCAGGTGTCGCAGACCTATGAGCAGTTGACCGCAATGCTCGCGATCGCCATGGGCGGCCGCGTGGCGGAGGAACTGATCTTCGGCCACGACAAGGTGACTTCGGGCGCCGCGTCGGACATCCAGCAGTGCACCCGCGTGGCTCGGGCGATGATCACGCAGCTCGGCTTCTCCGACAAGCTCGGGACGGTGGCGTATGCCGAACCGCAGCAGGAGCAGTTCCTGGGCTATTCGCTCGGCCGCCAGCAGAGTCTCTCCGAGGCGACGCAGCAAACGATCGACGCGGAAGTGCGCCGGCTGGTTCAGGAAGGTTACGACGAGGCGAAGCGCATCCTGACCGAGAAGCGCGCTCAACTCGACACGCTGGCGAACGGACTCCTCGAGTTCGAGACGCTCACCGGCGAGGAGATGAAGGGCCTGCTCGTCGGCAAACGTCCGGTCCGCGAGGACACGAGCGCGACGCCGACACAGCCTCCGCGCGGCTCCGGCGTCCCGGCGACGGGCCAGAAGCCCGAGCCCGACGTTGACGGCGGCATGTCGCCTCAGCCCGTCTGA
- the amoC gene encoding bacterial ammonia monooxygenase, subunit AmoC, translating to MSSTTSAAAGAAAEVESVVDLRGMWIGLVLLNVFYLIVRIYEQVFGWRAGLDSFAPEFQTYWMSILWTEIPLELVSGLGLAGYLWKTRDRNVDAVTPREEMRRLVVLVQWLVVYGIAIYWGASFFTEQDGTWHMTVIRDTDFTPSHIIEFYMSYPIYSVIAVGAFFYAKTRIPYFAHGYSLAFLIVAIGPFMIIPNVGLNEWGHTFWFMEELFVAPLHWGFVFFGWMALGVFGVVLQILMRIHALVGKEGVKLLTE from the coding sequence ATGAGCTCGACGACAAGCGCGGCTGCTGGCGCAGCTGCAGAAGTAGAATCCGTAGTCGATCTGCGTGGCATGTGGATTGGCCTCGTATTGCTGAACGTGTTTTATCTGATCGTTCGCATTTACGAGCAGGTCTTTGGCTGGCGCGCGGGTCTGGACTCGTTCGCTCCGGAGTTCCAGACGTATTGGATGTCGATCCTGTGGACGGAGATTCCGCTTGAGCTGGTTTCGGGCCTCGGCCTTGCCGGCTATCTGTGGAAGACCCGCGACCGCAACGTCGACGCTGTTACGCCTCGTGAAGAGATGCGTCGTCTCGTTGTCCTGGTTCAGTGGCTTGTCGTTTACGGCATCGCCATTTACTGGGGCGCTTCGTTCTTCACGGAGCAGGACGGCACCTGGCACATGACGGTGATTCGCGACACGGACTTCACGCCGTCGCACATCATCGAGTTCTACATGAGCTACCCGATCTACTCGGTTATCGCGGTTGGCGCGTTCTTCTATGCGAAGACCCGCATTCCGTATTTTGCTCATGGCTACTCGCTGGCGTTCCTGATCGTCGCCATCGGCCCGTTCATGATCATCCCGAACGTTGGCCTGAATGAGTGGGGCCACACCTTCTGGTTCATGGAAGAGCTGTTCGTTGCTCCGCTTCACTGGGGCTTCGTGTTCTTCGGCTGGATGGCTCTGGGTGTGTTCGGCGTCGTCCTTCAGATCCTGATGCGCATCCATGCCCTCGTCGGCAAGGAAGGCGTCAAGCTCCTGACCGAGTAA